The region GCCGTCGCCGGCGGCCAGGCGTTCGTCGAGTCCCTCATCCTGCCGCGCCGCTGATGGTACGTGAAGACGGTGTACGGCGTGTTCGGGAGCAGGGCAATCCTGAAAGGGGAGGCGTTCCCATACGGTGGCCTGGCCTGAAGCTACGGTGAGTTCAAAGCGTGTCGGCCTTGGACGTCGTACGCTTCGGCCATGCCTTAATCGCCCTCCACCGGGCCATCACCGGTATCGACCTTCCGGTGATCGCTGCCGTTAACGGCGCGGCCTTCGGCGGCGGCTTGAACCTGGTCGAGGCGTGCGATCTGGCCATCGCCGCCCGGTCGGCCCGCTTTCGCGCCCGCTGACAACTGCCGGCCGCCTCAATCCGGCATCGGCATCTTGATGCCCGTGCGGCGGGCGGTCTCGATGGCCTTCTCGTAGCCGGCGTCGGCGTGGCGCACCACGCCCAGCCCCGGATCGGTCGTCAGCACCCGCGAAAGCCGCCGGGCGGCGTCGTCGGTGCCGTCGGCCACGACCACCATCCCGGCGTGGAGCGAGTACCCGAT is a window of Bacillota bacterium DNA encoding:
- a CDS encoding enoyl-CoA hydratase-related protein: MSALDVVRFGHALIALHRAITGIDLPVIAAVNGAAFGGGLNLVEACDLAIAARSARFRAR
- a CDS encoding urocanate hydratase (catalyzes the formation of 4-imidazolone-5-propanoate from urocanate during histidine metabolism), whose amino-acid sequence is IGYSLHAGMVVVADGTDDAARRLSRVLTTDPGLGVVRHADAGYEKAIETARRTGIKMPMPD